In a genomic window of Nomascus leucogenys isolate Asia chromosome 4, Asia_NLE_v1, whole genome shotgun sequence:
- the SMIM4 gene encoding small integral membrane protein 4: protein MFTRAQVRRILQRVPGKQRFGIYRFLPFFFVLGGTMEWIMIKVRVGQETFYDVYRRKASERQYQRRLEDE from the exons ATGTTCACCAGGGCCCAGGTGAGACGGATTCTGCAGCGGGTGCCCGGGAAGCAGCGATTTGGCATCTACCGGTTCCTGCCCTTCTTTTTTGTCCTGGGAGGAACGATGGAGTGGATCATGATTAAAGTGCGCGTGGGCCAGGAGACCTTCT ATGATGTCTACCGTAGAAAAGCCTCAGAAAGACAGTATCAGAGAAGGCTGGAAGATGAATGA
- the NT5DC2 gene encoding 5'-nucleotidase domain-containing protein 2 isoform X4, translating to MRVESGSAQERGILLESLATLLEKTTASHEGRAPGNRELTDLLPPEVCSLLNPAAIYANNEISLRDVEVYGFDYDYTLAQYADALHPEIFSAARDILIEHYKYPEGIRKYDYNPSFAIRGLHYDIQKSLLMKIDAFHYVQLGTAYRGLQPVPDEEVIELYGGTQHIPLYQMSGFYGKGPSIKQFMDIFSLPEMALLSCVVDYFLGHSLEFDQAHLYKDVTDAIRDVHVKGLMYQWIEQDMEKYILRGDETFAVLSRLVAHGKQLFLITNSPFSFVDKGMRHMVGPDWRQLFDVVIVQADKPSFFTDRRKPFRKLDEKGSLQWDRITRLEKGKIYRQGNLFDFLRLTEWRGPRVLYFGDHLYSDLADLMLRHGWRTGAIIPELEREIRIINTEQYMHSLTWQQALTGLLERMQTYQDAECRQVLAAWMKERQELRCITKALFNAQFGSIFRTFHNPTYFSRRLVRFSDLYMASLSCLLNYRVDFTFYPRRTPLQHEAPLWMDQLCTGCMKTPFLGDMAHIR from the exons ATGCGAGTGGAGAGCGGTTCTGCGCAGGAAAGAGGAATTTTGTTGGAAAGCCTGGCAACGTTGCTAGAAAAGACCACAGCATCTCACGAGGGGCGTGCGCCGGGAAACCGGGAGTTGACGG ACCTCCTGCCTCCCGAGGTCTGCAGTCTTCTGAACCCGGCAGCCATCTACGCCAACAACGAGATCAGCCTGCGTGACGTTGAGGTCTACGGCTTTGACTACGACTACACCCTGGCCCAGTATGCAGACGCACTGCACCCCGAGATCTTCAGTGCCGCCCGTGACATCCTGATCGAGCACTACAAG TACCCAGAGGGGATTCGGAAGTATGACTACAACCCCAGCTTTGCCATCCGTGGCCTCCACTATGACATTCAGAAG AGCCTTCTGATGAAGATTGACGCCTTCCACTACGTGCAGCTGGGGACAGCCTACAG GGGCCTCCAGCCTGTGCCAGATGAGGAGGTGATTGAGCTGTATGGGGGTACCCAGCACATCCCACTATACCAGATGAGTGGCTTCTATGGCAAG GGTCCCTCCATTAAGCAGTTCATGGACATCTTCTCGCTACCGGAGATGGCTCTGCTGTCCTGCGTGGTGGACTACTTTCTGGGCCACAGCCTGGAGTTTGACCAAGCACACCTCTACAAGGACGTGACG GATGCCATCCGAGACGTGCATGTGAAGGGCCTCATGTACCAGTGGATCGAGCAGGACATGG AGAAGTACATCTTGAGAGGGGACGAGACGTTTGCTGTCCTGAGCCGCCTGGTGGCCCATGGGAAACAGCTGTTCCTCATCACCAACAGTCCTTTCAGCTTTGT AGACAAGGGGATGCGGCACATGGTGGGTCCCGATTGGCGCCAGCTCTTCGATGTGGTCATTGTCCAGGCAGACAAGCCCAGCTTCTTCACTGACCGGCGCAA GCCTTTCAGAAAACTCGATGAAAAGGGCTCACTTCAGTGGGACCGGATCACCCGCTTGGAAAAGGGCAAGATCTATCGGCAG GGAAACCTGTTTGACTTCTTACGCTTGACGGAATGGCGTGGCCCCCGCGTGCTCTACTTCGGGGACCACCTCTATAGTGATCTGGCG GATCTCATGCTGCGGCACGGCTGGCGCACAGGCGCCATCATCCCCGAGCTGGAGCGTGAGATCCGCATCATCAACACGGAGCAGTACATGCACTCGCTGACGTGGCAGCAGGCGCTCACGGGGCTGCTGGAGCGCATGCAG ACCTATCAGGACGCGGAGTGCAGGCAGGTGCTGGCTGCCTGGATGAAAGAGCGGCAGGAGCTGAG GTGCATCACCAAGGCCCTGTTCAACGCGCAGTTTGGCAGCATCTTCCGCACCTTCCACAACCCCACCTACTTCTCGAGGCGCCTTGTGCGCTTCTCTGACCTCTACATGGCCTCCCTCAGCTGCCTGCTCAACTACCGCGTGGACTTCACCTTCTACCCGCGCCGCACGCCGCTGCAGCACGAGGCACCCCTCTGGATGGACCAGCTCTGCACGGGCTGCATGAAGACCCCCTTCCTTGGCGACATGGCCCACATCCGCTGA
- the NT5DC2 gene encoding 5'-nucleotidase domain-containing protein 2 isoform X1, with translation MAGAGLRAAARRWLLCGGHGGPRAASSSPSCPGCGPPGPGAHCPGAPRSAPAQAPAGGADLSAHLWARYQDMRRLVHDLLPPEVCSLLNPAAIYANNEISLRDVEVYGFDYDYTLAQYADALHPEIFSAARDILIEHYKYPEGIRKYDYNPSFAIRGLHYDIQKSLLMKIDAFHYVQLGTAYRGLQPVPDEEVIELYGGTQHIPLYQMSGFYGKGPSIKQFMDIFSLPEMALLSCVVDYFLGHSLEFDQAHLYKDVTDAIRDVHVKGLMYQWIEQDMEKYILRGDETFAVLSRLVAHGKQLFLITNSPFSFVDKGMRHMVGPDWRQLFDVVIVQADKPSFFTDRRKPFRKLDEKGSLQWDRITRLEKGKIYRQGNLFDFLRLTEWRGPRVLYFGDHLYSDLADLMLRHGWRTGAIIPELEREIRIINTEQYMHSLTWQQALTGLLERMQTYQDAECRQVLAAWMKERQELRCITKALFNAQFGSIFRTFHNPTYFSRRLVRFSDLYMASLSCLLNYRVDFTFYPRRTPLQHEAPLWMDQLCTGCMKTPFLGDMAHIR, from the exons atGGCGGGTGCGGGGCTGCGGGCGGCCGCTCGGCGCTGGCTGCTGTGCGGAGGCCACGGCGGGCCGCGAGCCGCCTCGTCCTCGCCCTCCTGCCCTGGCTGCGGCCCTCCGGGTCCCGGCGCCCACTGCCCCGGCGCCCCGCGCTCCGCGCCCGCCCAGGCACCCGCCGGCGGCGCCGACCTCAGCGCTCACCTATGGGCTCGCTACCAGGACATGCGGAGACTGGTGCACG ACCTCCTGCCTCCCGAGGTCTGCAGTCTTCTGAACCCGGCAGCCATCTACGCCAACAACGAGATCAGCCTGCGTGACGTTGAGGTCTACGGCTTTGACTACGACTACACCCTGGCCCAGTATGCAGACGCACTGCACCCCGAGATCTTCAGTGCCGCCCGTGACATCCTGATCGAGCACTACAAG TACCCAGAGGGGATTCGGAAGTATGACTACAACCCCAGCTTTGCCATCCGTGGCCTCCACTATGACATTCAGAAG AGCCTTCTGATGAAGATTGACGCCTTCCACTACGTGCAGCTGGGGACAGCCTACAG GGGCCTCCAGCCTGTGCCAGATGAGGAGGTGATTGAGCTGTATGGGGGTACCCAGCACATCCCACTATACCAGATGAGTGGCTTCTATGGCAAG GGTCCCTCCATTAAGCAGTTCATGGACATCTTCTCGCTACCGGAGATGGCTCTGCTGTCCTGCGTGGTGGACTACTTTCTGGGCCACAGCCTGGAGTTTGACCAAGCACACCTCTACAAGGACGTGACG GATGCCATCCGAGACGTGCATGTGAAGGGCCTCATGTACCAGTGGATCGAGCAGGACATGG AGAAGTACATCTTGAGAGGGGACGAGACGTTTGCTGTCCTGAGCCGCCTGGTGGCCCATGGGAAACAGCTGTTCCTCATCACCAACAGTCCTTTCAGCTTTGT AGACAAGGGGATGCGGCACATGGTGGGTCCCGATTGGCGCCAGCTCTTCGATGTGGTCATTGTCCAGGCAGACAAGCCCAGCTTCTTCACTGACCGGCGCAA GCCTTTCAGAAAACTCGATGAAAAGGGCTCACTTCAGTGGGACCGGATCACCCGCTTGGAAAAGGGCAAGATCTATCGGCAG GGAAACCTGTTTGACTTCTTACGCTTGACGGAATGGCGTGGCCCCCGCGTGCTCTACTTCGGGGACCACCTCTATAGTGATCTGGCG GATCTCATGCTGCGGCACGGCTGGCGCACAGGCGCCATCATCCCCGAGCTGGAGCGTGAGATCCGCATCATCAACACGGAGCAGTACATGCACTCGCTGACGTGGCAGCAGGCGCTCACGGGGCTGCTGGAGCGCATGCAG ACCTATCAGGACGCGGAGTGCAGGCAGGTGCTGGCTGCCTGGATGAAAGAGCGGCAGGAGCTGAG GTGCATCACCAAGGCCCTGTTCAACGCGCAGTTTGGCAGCATCTTCCGCACCTTCCACAACCCCACCTACTTCTCGAGGCGCCTTGTGCGCTTCTCTGACCTCTACATGGCCTCCCTCAGCTGCCTGCTCAACTACCGCGTGGACTTCACCTTCTACCCGCGCCGCACGCCGCTGCAGCACGAGGCACCCCTCTGGATGGACCAGCTCTGCACGGGCTGCATGAAGACCCCCTTCCTTGGCGACATGGCCCACATCCGCTGA
- the NT5DC2 gene encoding 5'-nucleotidase domain-containing protein 2 isoform X3 has protein sequence MAGAGLRAAARRWLLCGGHGGPRAASSSPSCPGCGPPGPGAHCPGAPRSAPAQAPAGGADLSAHLWARYQDMRRLVHDLLPPEVCSLLNPAAIYANNEISLRDVEVYGFDYDYTLAQYADALHPEIFSAARDILIEHYKSLLMKIDAFHYVQLGTAYRGLQPVPDEEVIELYGGTQHIPLYQMSGFYGKGPSIKQFMDIFSLPEMALLSCVVDYFLGHSLEFDQAHLYKDVTDAIRDVHVKGLMYQWIEQDMEKYILRGDETFAVLSRLVAHGKQLFLITNSPFSFVDKGMRHMVGPDWRQLFDVVIVQADKPSFFTDRRKPFRKLDEKGSLQWDRITRLEKGKIYRQGNLFDFLRLTEWRGPRVLYFGDHLYSDLADLMLRHGWRTGAIIPELEREIRIINTEQYMHSLTWQQALTGLLERMQTYQDAECRQVLAAWMKERQELRCITKALFNAQFGSIFRTFHNPTYFSRRLVRFSDLYMASLSCLLNYRVDFTFYPRRTPLQHEAPLWMDQLCTGCMKTPFLGDMAHIR, from the exons atGGCGGGTGCGGGGCTGCGGGCGGCCGCTCGGCGCTGGCTGCTGTGCGGAGGCCACGGCGGGCCGCGAGCCGCCTCGTCCTCGCCCTCCTGCCCTGGCTGCGGCCCTCCGGGTCCCGGCGCCCACTGCCCCGGCGCCCCGCGCTCCGCGCCCGCCCAGGCACCCGCCGGCGGCGCCGACCTCAGCGCTCACCTATGGGCTCGCTACCAGGACATGCGGAGACTGGTGCACG ACCTCCTGCCTCCCGAGGTCTGCAGTCTTCTGAACCCGGCAGCCATCTACGCCAACAACGAGATCAGCCTGCGTGACGTTGAGGTCTACGGCTTTGACTACGACTACACCCTGGCCCAGTATGCAGACGCACTGCACCCCGAGATCTTCAGTGCCGCCCGTGACATCCTGATCGAGCACTACAAG AGCCTTCTGATGAAGATTGACGCCTTCCACTACGTGCAGCTGGGGACAGCCTACAG GGGCCTCCAGCCTGTGCCAGATGAGGAGGTGATTGAGCTGTATGGGGGTACCCAGCACATCCCACTATACCAGATGAGTGGCTTCTATGGCAAG GGTCCCTCCATTAAGCAGTTCATGGACATCTTCTCGCTACCGGAGATGGCTCTGCTGTCCTGCGTGGTGGACTACTTTCTGGGCCACAGCCTGGAGTTTGACCAAGCACACCTCTACAAGGACGTGACG GATGCCATCCGAGACGTGCATGTGAAGGGCCTCATGTACCAGTGGATCGAGCAGGACATGG AGAAGTACATCTTGAGAGGGGACGAGACGTTTGCTGTCCTGAGCCGCCTGGTGGCCCATGGGAAACAGCTGTTCCTCATCACCAACAGTCCTTTCAGCTTTGT AGACAAGGGGATGCGGCACATGGTGGGTCCCGATTGGCGCCAGCTCTTCGATGTGGTCATTGTCCAGGCAGACAAGCCCAGCTTCTTCACTGACCGGCGCAA GCCTTTCAGAAAACTCGATGAAAAGGGCTCACTTCAGTGGGACCGGATCACCCGCTTGGAAAAGGGCAAGATCTATCGGCAG GGAAACCTGTTTGACTTCTTACGCTTGACGGAATGGCGTGGCCCCCGCGTGCTCTACTTCGGGGACCACCTCTATAGTGATCTGGCG GATCTCATGCTGCGGCACGGCTGGCGCACAGGCGCCATCATCCCCGAGCTGGAGCGTGAGATCCGCATCATCAACACGGAGCAGTACATGCACTCGCTGACGTGGCAGCAGGCGCTCACGGGGCTGCTGGAGCGCATGCAG ACCTATCAGGACGCGGAGTGCAGGCAGGTGCTGGCTGCCTGGATGAAAGAGCGGCAGGAGCTGAG GTGCATCACCAAGGCCCTGTTCAACGCGCAGTTTGGCAGCATCTTCCGCACCTTCCACAACCCCACCTACTTCTCGAGGCGCCTTGTGCGCTTCTCTGACCTCTACATGGCCTCCCTCAGCTGCCTGCTCAACTACCGCGTGGACTTCACCTTCTACCCGCGCCGCACGCCGCTGCAGCACGAGGCACCCCTCTGGATGGACCAGCTCTGCACGGGCTGCATGAAGACCCCCTTCCTTGGCGACATGGCCCACATCCGCTGA
- the NT5DC2 gene encoding 5'-nucleotidase domain-containing protein 2 isoform X2 — protein sequence MAGAGLRAAARRWLLCGGHGGPRAASSSPSCPGCGPPGPGAHCPGAPRSAPAQAPAGGADLSAHLWARYQDMRRLVHDLLPPEVCSLLNPAAIYANNEISLRDVEVYGFDYDYTLAQYADALHPEIFSAARDILIEHYKYPEGIRKYDYNPSFAIRGLHYDIQKSLLMKIDAFHYVQLGTAYRGLQPVPDEEGPSIKQFMDIFSLPEMALLSCVVDYFLGHSLEFDQAHLYKDVTDAIRDVHVKGLMYQWIEQDMEKYILRGDETFAVLSRLVAHGKQLFLITNSPFSFVDKGMRHMVGPDWRQLFDVVIVQADKPSFFTDRRKPFRKLDEKGSLQWDRITRLEKGKIYRQGNLFDFLRLTEWRGPRVLYFGDHLYSDLADLMLRHGWRTGAIIPELEREIRIINTEQYMHSLTWQQALTGLLERMQTYQDAECRQVLAAWMKERQELRCITKALFNAQFGSIFRTFHNPTYFSRRLVRFSDLYMASLSCLLNYRVDFTFYPRRTPLQHEAPLWMDQLCTGCMKTPFLGDMAHIR from the exons atGGCGGGTGCGGGGCTGCGGGCGGCCGCTCGGCGCTGGCTGCTGTGCGGAGGCCACGGCGGGCCGCGAGCCGCCTCGTCCTCGCCCTCCTGCCCTGGCTGCGGCCCTCCGGGTCCCGGCGCCCACTGCCCCGGCGCCCCGCGCTCCGCGCCCGCCCAGGCACCCGCCGGCGGCGCCGACCTCAGCGCTCACCTATGGGCTCGCTACCAGGACATGCGGAGACTGGTGCACG ACCTCCTGCCTCCCGAGGTCTGCAGTCTTCTGAACCCGGCAGCCATCTACGCCAACAACGAGATCAGCCTGCGTGACGTTGAGGTCTACGGCTTTGACTACGACTACACCCTGGCCCAGTATGCAGACGCACTGCACCCCGAGATCTTCAGTGCCGCCCGTGACATCCTGATCGAGCACTACAAG TACCCAGAGGGGATTCGGAAGTATGACTACAACCCCAGCTTTGCCATCCGTGGCCTCCACTATGACATTCAGAAG AGCCTTCTGATGAAGATTGACGCCTTCCACTACGTGCAGCTGGGGACAGCCTACAG GGGCCTCCAGCCTGTGCCAGATGAGGAG GGTCCCTCCATTAAGCAGTTCATGGACATCTTCTCGCTACCGGAGATGGCTCTGCTGTCCTGCGTGGTGGACTACTTTCTGGGCCACAGCCTGGAGTTTGACCAAGCACACCTCTACAAGGACGTGACG GATGCCATCCGAGACGTGCATGTGAAGGGCCTCATGTACCAGTGGATCGAGCAGGACATGG AGAAGTACATCTTGAGAGGGGACGAGACGTTTGCTGTCCTGAGCCGCCTGGTGGCCCATGGGAAACAGCTGTTCCTCATCACCAACAGTCCTTTCAGCTTTGT AGACAAGGGGATGCGGCACATGGTGGGTCCCGATTGGCGCCAGCTCTTCGATGTGGTCATTGTCCAGGCAGACAAGCCCAGCTTCTTCACTGACCGGCGCAA GCCTTTCAGAAAACTCGATGAAAAGGGCTCACTTCAGTGGGACCGGATCACCCGCTTGGAAAAGGGCAAGATCTATCGGCAG GGAAACCTGTTTGACTTCTTACGCTTGACGGAATGGCGTGGCCCCCGCGTGCTCTACTTCGGGGACCACCTCTATAGTGATCTGGCG GATCTCATGCTGCGGCACGGCTGGCGCACAGGCGCCATCATCCCCGAGCTGGAGCGTGAGATCCGCATCATCAACACGGAGCAGTACATGCACTCGCTGACGTGGCAGCAGGCGCTCACGGGGCTGCTGGAGCGCATGCAG ACCTATCAGGACGCGGAGTGCAGGCAGGTGCTGGCTGCCTGGATGAAAGAGCGGCAGGAGCTGAG GTGCATCACCAAGGCCCTGTTCAACGCGCAGTTTGGCAGCATCTTCCGCACCTTCCACAACCCCACCTACTTCTCGAGGCGCCTTGTGCGCTTCTCTGACCTCTACATGGCCTCCCTCAGCTGCCTGCTCAACTACCGCGTGGACTTCACCTTCTACCCGCGCCGCACGCCGCTGCAGCACGAGGCACCCCTCTGGATGGACCAGCTCTGCACGGGCTGCATGAAGACCCCCTTCCTTGGCGACATGGCCCACATCCGCTGA